CCGACGGCGTTTTCCGCTTCTACAACTGCGGACCGACCGTCTATGCCGCCGCGCACATCGGCAACTTTCGCACCTTCGTGGTCAACGACCTTCTCCGCCGCCTCCTCGAACTCGAGTTCGGCGCCGACAAGATCAAACACGTCCGCAACCTCACCGATGTGGATGACAAAACCATCCGTCGTTCCCGCGAAGAAGGCCGCCCCCTCGCCGATGTGACCCGCCAGTGGACCGAAAAATTTCACGCCGACTGCGCCGCGCTCAACTGCCTTTCCCCGCACGTCGAGCCTGCCGCCACCACACACATTCCCGAGCAGATCGACATGATTTCGATCCTCGAAAAGAAAGGTCACGCCTACCGCACCGAGGACGGCTCCGTGTATTTCAAAGTCTCCTCCGATCCCGACTACGGCAGTCTTTCCCGCGTCAAAGAGCGTGAGTTGAAACAAGCCGCGCCCTCGAACAAACCGCAGACCCACGACGCCGACGAAAAGGAAGACGGCTCCGATTTCGCGCTCTGGAAGGGCCACAAGCCCGACGACGGCGACGTCTTCTGGCCAAGCCCGTGGGGCCAGGGCCGCCCCGGCTGGCACATCGAGTGCAGCGCGATGAGCAAGAAACACCTCGGCGACACCATCGACCTCCACACCGGCGGCGTGGACCTGCTTTTCCCCCACCACGAAAACGAGATCGCCCAAAGCGAATGCTGCAACGGCACGACCTTTGCCCACCACTGGTATCACAGCGAACACCTCCTCGTTGACGGCAAGAAGATGAGCAAGTCGCTCGGCAACCTCTACACGCTCGACGACCTCAAAGCCAAAGGCTTCAGCCCCGCCGCGCTCCGCTACGCCCTCCTCGCCGGCCACCCGCGCAAGCAACTCAACTTCACCCTCGATTCCCTCCACGCCGCCGAAAAAGCACTAGGAACTCTGCGTAAGTATTATACTTCCATTAAACAACGAGCTGGCACCGCTATTCCTGTTAATGAGAGCAGTATGTTTGCCCTCGTATACCTATCGCTGCTTGAGGACTTAAATTCACCTGCTGCTCTAGGTGAATTATTCAGTGAAATACACGAGTGGGCACCCGAGAAAGTCTTCCCTGAACAAGCAGCTTTGATCGTTCACCGCCTAGATAAAATTCTCTTCGCCCTCGGCCTCGATCTCACCGAGCCCGTCACCCCGAAAGCCGACATCCCCGCCGACATCGCCGCCCTCGCCGAAAAACGCTGGGCCGCAAAGCAGTCCAAGGATTTCGCCGCCGCCGACACCCTCCGCAAAGACCTGACCGCCGCCGGCTGGACCATGCTCGACCGCAAAGACGGCTACTCTCTCGAACCGGCGAAAAAGTAATCCGACAGCGACCGCTCGGCGCCGCGGCCATTGACCGCCCGACGTCCGTTCATCATGAAAACCGCATGCGTTCCATCGGTTCCGACCAGACCTTCATGAAGACGATCACGGCCGGACTCGCGGGCCTGATGCTCGCGACGTCGGCCAGCGCCCACGAAAAATGGTTTGTCGCCGGACAACCGCCGGCACTGGAACCGAGCGGTTTCATCTCCCCATTCTGCCTCTCGGCCGTAGGAGCCGCCGTGGCGATCACGCTGGTCGCCGCGTTTTTCTGGCGGAAACGAAACAAGCGCGACCTCATCCCCGGCCCCGAGCGACTCGGCGCGACCGATGAAGGACTCGCCCGTTTCTACGGTTGGGTCCCCGTCGTGCTCGGCGTTCACTTCGCGGTGCCGCTCTTGGTGCTCGGCGTGCAAGGCCGGCTTTTTTCCCCCAACAACGCGCCCGCCGCACCGTTGAATTACCTGCTGGGCACCGTCGAGATCGCGATCGCCCTGAGTTTTCTCTACGGCGGACTGACCCGTCTCTTCGCGGTTGCGCTCGGCCTGCTCTGGGTCGCGGGTGCCGCCTTGCTCGGCTGGGAAATCGCCTTGGAAAATCTCCACTACCTCGGCGTCGCGATCTTCTTCTACTGCACCGGTCGCGGCCCCTGCTCCATCGACCGCCTGATCTTCCCCAATCTGGAACCCTCCCCCGCGCTCCTCGACCGCGGCATGACCGCGCTGCGCATTTCCATCGGCGCAGGTTTCGCCTTCGTGGCGCTGACCGAAAAACTGGCCAATCCCGCGCTCGCCCAGCTATTCCTTGAACAACATCAGCTCAACTTCACCGGCGCGCTCGGCCTGGCCATGTCGGACACCGCGTTCATCTGGTGTGCCGGCACCACCGAACTACTCATCGGCCTCTTCCTGGCCTTCGGGATTTTCCCGCGCACGATCATCATCGCCGCCTGGGGCGTCATCAACCTCACGCTCACCCTCTTCAGCTGGGTCGAACTCGTCGGACACCTGCCCATTTACGGCATCATGGCGGTCCTGCTGGTCTGGGCGCCGTCCGAAAAGACCACCATCCTCTGGCGCCGCGGCATCGCGCGTTGATCGCCCTGCCCGCCGCCTTGCTTGACGGGCGGCGCGTCGCCTCGCCAAGCTACCCGTTCGACCCTGCAATCGTAGGCAGGATCGTTTAAACACCACACGCCATGTCCCACGTTATGTCCCCGCTCGAAGAGCTCCGCCACTCCGCCTCGCACATCCTCGCGACGGCCATCTTGCGCATCTATCCCGATGCCAAACTCGACATCGGACCGCCCACCGACACCGGCTTTTACTACGACATCGATCTCGATAAAAAACTCACCCTCGACGATCTCCCGGCCCTCGAAGCCGAGATGAAAAAAATCGCCGGTGAAAATCAGGCCTTCTACCGCAAGGAAGTCTCCCGCGAAGAAGCCGTCGAGATCATCACCTCCCGCGGACAAGAGCGCTACAAACTCGGCCGTCTCGCCGACATTCCCGAAGGCGAACAAATCTCCTTCTACCAAAACGGCGAGTTCATGGACCTCTGCGCCGGCACGCACATCCGCTACTCCGCGAAACTGAAAGCCTTCAAGCTCCTCTCCATCGCCGGCGCCTACCACCGCGGCGACGAGAAGAACAAGCAGCTCCAGCGCATCTACGGCACCGCCTTCCCCACCAAGGAAGAACTCGCCCAATTCCTCGAACGCCAAGAGCAGGCCAAGGCCCGCGACCACCGCAAGCTCGGCAAGGAACTCCAGCTTTTCCACATCGACGAAGACGTCGGCCAGGGCCTCATCCTCTGGACGCCCAACGGCGCGGTCATCCGCCAGGAGTTGCAGGACTTCATCGGCGGCGAACTCCGCAAGCAGGGCTACTCGCAAGTCTTCACGCCGCACATCGGCAAGCTCGCGCTCTACAAGACCTCCGGTCACTTCCCCTACTACAAGGAGTCGCAATTCCCCGCCATCCCCGAGCCCGACCAGCTCGCGCAAATCGCCTCCGAAGGCTGCGGCTGCGCCGAGATGACCGCCCGCCTCGAAGCCGTGTCCGCGCACTTCGCCGCCGGCATTAACGAGCGCGCCGGTAAGGAAGTCATCGGTGCCGAGCGTGTGATGGACCCGACCAAGCTCCTCGACGGCTTCATGCTGAAGCCGATGAACTGCCCCCATCACATCAAGATCTTCGCCTCGCAGCCGCACTCCTACCGCGACCTTCCCGTGCGCCTCGCCGAGTTCGGCACCGTTTATCGCTGGGAGCAGTCCGGCGAACTCAACGGCATGACGCGCGTCCGCGGCTTCACGCAGGACGACGCCCACCTCTTCTGCACGCAGGAGCAGGTCGCCGCCGAAATCCAAGGCTGTCTCACGCTCGTCAAAACCGTGCTCACCACGCTCGGCATGTCCGACTACCGCGTGCGCGTCGGCCTCCGCGACCCCGACGGCAAGAAATTCGCCGGCAACCCCGAGCAGTGGGACCTCGCCGAAAACGCCTGCCGCGACGCCGCCAAGACCCTCGGCGTTCCTTTCACCGAGGAGCCCGGCGAGGCCGCGTTCTACGGACCGAAGATCGACTTCGTCATCAAAGACGTGATCGGCCGCGAATGGCAGCTCGGCACCGTCCAGGTGGACTACGTTCTCCCCGTGCGTTTCGACCTGCACTACATCGGCGCCGACAACGAAAAACACCGCCCCGTGATGATTCACCGCGCGCCCTTCGGCTCGATGGAACGTTTCTGCGGCGTGCTCATCGAACACTTCGCCGGCGACTTCCCCGTGTGGCTCGCCCCCGAGCAAGTGCGCCTCGCGCCCATCAGCGACAAGATTGGCGACTACGGTCCGCAACTGCTCAAGCAACTCCGCGACGCCGGCATCCGTGCCACGCTCGACGACCGCAACGAAAAGCTCGGCGCCAAACTCCGCCGCGCCGAACTGGACAAGATTCCCTACACGCTCGTCCTCGGCGGCAAGGAAGCCGAAACGCTCTCCG
This portion of the Rariglobus hedericola genome encodes:
- the cysS gene encoding cysteine--tRNA ligase; the encoded protein is MAIKLHDSLTRETRELRPAQPDGVFRFYNCGPTVYAAAHIGNFRTFVVNDLLRRLLELEFGADKIKHVRNLTDVDDKTIRRSREEGRPLADVTRQWTEKFHADCAALNCLSPHVEPAATTHIPEQIDMISILEKKGHAYRTEDGSVYFKVSSDPDYGSLSRVKERELKQAAPSNKPQTHDADEKEDGSDFALWKGHKPDDGDVFWPSPWGQGRPGWHIECSAMSKKHLGDTIDLHTGGVDLLFPHHENEIAQSECCNGTTFAHHWYHSEHLLVDGKKMSKSLGNLYTLDDLKAKGFSPAALRYALLAGHPRKQLNFTLDSLHAAEKALGTLRKYYTSIKQRAGTAIPVNESSMFALVYLSLLEDLNSPAALGELFSEIHEWAPEKVFPEQAALIVHRLDKILFALGLDLTEPVTPKADIPADIAALAEKRWAAKQSKDFAAADTLRKDLTAAGWTMLDRKDGYSLEPAKK
- a CDS encoding DoxX protein: MRSIGSDQTFMKTITAGLAGLMLATSASAHEKWFVAGQPPALEPSGFISPFCLSAVGAAVAITLVAAFFWRKRNKRDLIPGPERLGATDEGLARFYGWVPVVLGVHFAVPLLVLGVQGRLFSPNNAPAAPLNYLLGTVEIAIALSFLYGGLTRLFAVALGLLWVAGAALLGWEIALENLHYLGVAIFFYCTGRGPCSIDRLIFPNLEPSPALLDRGMTALRISIGAGFAFVALTEKLANPALAQLFLEQHQLNFTGALGLAMSDTAFIWCAGTTELLIGLFLAFGIFPRTIIIAAWGVINLTLTLFSWVELVGHLPIYGIMAVLLVWAPSEKTTILWRRGIAR
- the thrS gene encoding threonine--tRNA ligase, whose amino-acid sequence is MSHVMSPLEELRHSASHILATAILRIYPDAKLDIGPPTDTGFYYDIDLDKKLTLDDLPALEAEMKKIAGENQAFYRKEVSREEAVEIITSRGQERYKLGRLADIPEGEQISFYQNGEFMDLCAGTHIRYSAKLKAFKLLSIAGAYHRGDEKNKQLQRIYGTAFPTKEELAQFLERQEQAKARDHRKLGKELQLFHIDEDVGQGLILWTPNGAVIRQELQDFIGGELRKQGYSQVFTPHIGKLALYKTSGHFPYYKESQFPAIPEPDQLAQIASEGCGCAEMTARLEAVSAHFAAGINERAGKEVIGAERVMDPTKLLDGFMLKPMNCPHHIKIFASQPHSYRDLPVRLAEFGTVYRWEQSGELNGMTRVRGFTQDDAHLFCTQEQVAAEIQGCLTLVKTVLTTLGMSDYRVRVGLRDPDGKKFAGNPEQWDLAENACRDAAKTLGVPFTEEPGEAAFYGPKIDFVIKDVIGREWQLGTVQVDYVLPVRFDLHYIGADNEKHRPVMIHRAPFGSMERFCGVLIEHFAGDFPVWLAPEQVRLAPISDKIGDYGPQLLKQLRDAGIRATLDDRNEKLGAKLRRAELDKIPYTLVLGGKEAETLSVSVRSRAKGDEGTMLFADYLTRVVDEIKTRALPVKIERTLEKKA